The Apibacter raozihei genome contains a region encoding:
- a CDS encoding MFS transporter yields MNDTKVSNTLGPYLVLTFVFFILGFMTTINGQCQGPLKILFLDQAGELKNTLTNLISFCFFSGFAISSLISSKWINRHGYKTPLLRGLVLMVIALLVTCLSSWVAENYSQYVINIGDGKVPYGFFIFILGSFLLGSSVSLVQTVIIPYVSAYVIPNTSTLQRVNITCAANSFGTTIAPFFVTAVIFGGAAMNDFNAGQLMVPFLLIALCIASTRIIVGRIALPDIKNTRIDKEDNKQRNIWSFSHLKWGVVAIFFYVGAEMGVGTNVNLHAMELERTGSGLAFFGKTHLMVGNIDLGIPALLATFYWGGMMIGRIISGLFNNISPRLQLMIATVVAALLTLIAIITNNLWILVSVGLCHSVMWGCIFTLAVKDLGKYTSKASGVFMMGVFGGAVFPVLQGFLADFWGSWQWTWGLIIICELVMFWYAVYGSKIKEKPITADNNI; encoded by the coding sequence ATGAATGATACAAAAGTTTCCAATACATTGGGACCCTATCTTGTCTTAACCTTCGTTTTTTTTATTTTAGGCTTTATGACCACTATTAACGGTCAATGTCAGGGTCCCTTGAAAATTCTTTTTCTGGATCAAGCAGGAGAGCTTAAAAATACCTTAACTAATCTTATTTCCTTTTGTTTTTTTTCAGGATTTGCAATCAGTTCCTTAATTAGTAGCAAATGGATAAATCGGCACGGCTATAAAACACCACTATTAAGAGGTCTGGTTTTAATGGTAATTGCTCTACTTGTAACCTGCCTTTCCTCATGGGTAGCTGAAAATTATAGTCAATATGTTATAAACATAGGAGATGGAAAAGTTCCTTACGGATTTTTTATTTTTATTTTAGGATCTTTTCTTTTGGGCTCTTCAGTTTCATTAGTACAAACCGTAATTATTCCCTACGTATCTGCATATGTTATTCCCAATACATCCACATTACAAAGAGTTAATATTACCTGTGCCGCGAATTCATTTGGAACTACAATTGCTCCTTTTTTCGTAACAGCAGTCATTTTTGGAGGAGCTGCTATGAATGATTTCAATGCAGGTCAGCTAATGGTTCCTTTCTTGCTTATTGCTCTATGTATTGCATCTACCCGAATAATTGTCGGTCGAATAGCATTGCCGGATATTAAAAATACAAGAATAGATAAAGAAGATAATAAACAAAGAAATATATGGTCATTTAGCCATCTAAAATGGGGAGTAGTTGCCATCTTTTTTTATGTAGGTGCCGAAATGGGAGTAGGAACCAATGTAAATCTGCACGCAATGGAATTAGAACGTACAGGTAGCGGATTGGCTTTTTTCGGAAAAACACATTTAATGGTTGGAAATATTGATTTAGGTATTCCAGCTTTATTAGCTACTTTTTATTGGGGAGGAATGATGATTGGTAGGATTATTTCCGGATTATTTAATAACATTTCTCCACGTTTACAGTTGATGATTGCTACAGTGGTAGCAGCTCTATTAACATTAATAGCTATAATTACAAATAATCTCTGGATTTTGGTTTCCGTAGGATTATGCCATTCCGTTATGTGGGGATGTATATTTACTTTGGCTGTTAAAGATTTAGGTAAATACACTTCTAAAGCTTCCGGAGTTTTTATGATGGGGGTTTTTGGTGGAGCTGTGTTTCCTGTTTTACAAGGCTTTTTAGCAGATTTCTGGGGTTCCTGGCAATGGACCTGGGGACTCATAATTATCTGCGAATTAGTTATGTTTTGGTATGCAGTATATGGAAGTAAAATTAAAGAAAAGCCAATAACTGCAGATAACAATATATAA
- a CDS encoding LacI family DNA-binding transcriptional regulator → MKHITIKDIAKELKISISTVSRALTNDKNIRKETKKRVLDTAEKLGYMRNPVAINLKTGRSNTVGVIVPEIDTPFYAQIIEGIQNVLYKKGLKVIIAYSGENPDREKENLLLMESFMVDGIIIGICHKDKNKNEFQRLINKGIPLVFYDRIPTDIDVTKVIADDYVKSFLLTEHLIRKGAKKIAHIMAPEYMQSSYVRWKGYKDSLEKFGIPYDSDLVITCTGMHFKDGIKAAQSLISKKISFDAVYVYTDLIAIGVMKYLQNEGFNIPKDVAIAGFSGTLLSEMVSPPLTTVELPLLQMGKVAAELILEKIKNPEKENQTLILDAEIKLRASTEG, encoded by the coding sequence ATGAAGCACATTACTATAAAAGATATAGCTAAAGAACTTAAAATATCTATTTCTACAGTATCGAGAGCTTTAACCAACGATAAGAATATTCGAAAGGAAACCAAAAAAAGAGTTTTGGATACAGCAGAAAAACTCGGCTATATGCGCAATCCGGTAGCTATTAATTTAAAAACGGGACGTTCTAATACTGTAGGGGTTATAGTTCCGGAAATTGATACTCCTTTTTATGCACAGATTATTGAAGGTATTCAAAATGTGCTCTATAAAAAAGGTCTTAAAGTTATAATTGCCTACTCTGGTGAAAATCCGGATAGAGAGAAAGAAAACCTTCTTCTGATGGAAAGTTTTATGGTCGATGGTATCATTATAGGCATTTGTCATAAAGATAAAAATAAAAACGAATTTCAACGGTTGATAAATAAGGGTATTCCTTTAGTATTTTATGACCGTATTCCTACGGATATTGACGTTACAAAAGTAATTGCTGATGATTATGTTAAATCATTTTTATTAACAGAACACTTGATTCGAAAAGGAGCGAAAAAAATAGCTCATATTATGGCTCCTGAATATATGCAAAGTTCGTATGTAAGATGGAAAGGGTATAAAGATTCTTTAGAAAAATTCGGAATTCCATATGATTCCGATCTGGTTATCACTTGTACCGGGATGCATTTTAAAGATGGGATTAAAGCAGCCCAATCATTAATATCTAAAAAAATATCTTTTGATGCTGTTTATGTTTATACGGATTTGATAGCCATTGGAGTAATGAAATATTTGCAGAATGAAGGTTTTAATATTCCTAAAGACGTAGCAATTGCGGGTTTTTCCGGAACCTTACTATCTGAAATGGTGTCTCCTCCCTTAACAACTGTAGAACTTCCTTTATTGCAAATGGGAAAAGTCGCTGCAGAGTTAATTCTGGAAAAAATAAAAAATCCTGAGAAAGAAAATCAAACCTTGATTCTTGATGCTGAGATAAAACTGAGAGCCTCAACAGAAGGTTAA
- a CDS encoding shikimate kinase yields the protein MIISLTGYMGSGKSTIGKSLSKITNLKFIDLDEYVIFRENMSVKDIFSKKGEIYFRKAEHLYLKELLSQDNFILSLGGGTPAYHNNMDLINDKSISFYLKMTPVELAERLIKEKNHRPLIAHLNEENIKEFIAKHLFERSVFYEKAIHKINNNNKSVSEICTEILDLLS from the coding sequence ATGATTATTTCCTTAACTGGTTACATGGGGAGCGGTAAATCCACTATTGGAAAGAGTTTATCTAAAATAACAAATTTAAAATTCATTGATCTGGATGAGTATGTTATTTTTAGAGAAAACATGTCCGTTAAAGATATTTTTTCTAAAAAAGGTGAAATTTATTTTAGAAAAGCTGAACATTTATATTTAAAAGAACTTTTATCTCAGGACAATTTTATACTTAGTCTGGGAGGAGGAACTCCTGCTTATCATAATAACATGGACTTGATTAATGATAAAAGTATTTCCTTTTATTTAAAAATGACACCTGTAGAATTAGCCGAAAGACTCATTAAGGAAAAAAATCACAGACCCCTTATTGCCCATCTGAATGAAGAAAATATTAAAGAATTTATAGCCAAACATCTTTTTGAACGCTCTGTATTTTATGAAAAAGCTATCCATAAAATTAATAATAACAATAAATCGGTTTCTGAAATTTGTACTGAAATTTTAGATCTTCTATCGTAA
- a CDS encoding RNA-binding S4 domain-containing protein, translating into MRIDKFLWCVRFYKTRALATDECKKNRVSLGENVLKPSKEVNIGEIYTIRKNQIDYKMQVIQIPASRLGAKLVSLYVKDLTDPEQVEEMKTRMQAQNYYRQRGLGRPTKKDRRDLEDYTTDEYGWEDE; encoded by the coding sequence ATGAGAATAGATAAATTTTTATGGTGTGTTAGGTTTTACAAAACCCGTGCACTAGCAACAGACGAATGTAAAAAAAACAGAGTTTCTTTAGGTGAAAATGTTTTAAAGCCTTCCAAGGAAGTGAATATTGGGGAAATTTATACAATAAGAAAGAATCAGATTGATTATAAAATGCAGGTAATTCAGATTCCTGCCAGCAGGTTGGGAGCAAAATTAGTTTCTTTATACGTAAAAGATTTGACAGATCCGGAACAGGTTGAAGAAATGAAAACCCGAATGCAGGCACAAAACTATTATCGACAGAGAGGTCTGGGTAGGCCTACTAAAAAGGATCGGAGAGATTTGGAAGATTATACCACTGATGAATACGGATGGGAAGATGAATAA
- a CDS encoding 1-acyl-sn-glycerol-3-phosphate acyltransferase, with product MKKIIGRFMLWIAGWKFECSIPVNDFKKSVLVCAPHTTNWDFYYCLACFWSMGIPYRIMIKDAYTKPWFGFIFKELGCIGVNRGQHNNLVDYSAALIKKSESMSLINTPEGTRSRAKEWKKGFYFIAKRAGVPVVLAYADYKNKIAGISKVIHIGDKTVEEVFNEIEGFYKPEMAKYPDNYNPQIYIRKE from the coding sequence ATGAAAAAAATTATAGGAAGGTTTATGTTATGGATTGCTGGCTGGAAATTCGAGTGCAGTATTCCAGTAAACGATTTTAAAAAAAGTGTCTTAGTATGTGCCCCACATACAACCAATTGGGATTTTTATTATTGTCTTGCATGCTTTTGGTCTATGGGAATACCATACCGAATTATGATTAAAGATGCTTATACTAAGCCGTGGTTTGGTTTTATTTTCAAAGAATTAGGATGTATTGGAGTTAACAGAGGTCAGCATAATAATTTAGTTGATTACTCGGCAGCGTTAATTAAAAAATCAGAATCCATGTCATTGATAAATACTCCGGAAGGTACACGTTCTCGGGCAAAAGAATGGAAAAAAGGGTTTTATTTTATAGCTAAAAGAGCAGGTGTGCCGGTAGTACTTGCTTATGCTGATTACAAAAATAAAATTGCAGGTATATCTAAAGTTATTCATATAGGTGACAAAACAGTAGAAGAAGTTTTTAATGAAATTGAAGGTTTTTATAAACCTGAGATGGCAAAATATCCGGATAACTATAACCCGCAAATCTATATTAGAAAAGAATAA